A single Nicotiana tabacum cultivar K326 chromosome 5, ASM71507v2, whole genome shotgun sequence DNA region contains:
- the LOC107800954 gene encoding senescence-specific cysteine protease SAG39-like isoform X1: MSNGWFNMDVYTKTMLKKIVVSRYSRRMQSELKLLMMWQTSLTSWESMHFADLTKEEFKAARNGLKIPICKPKITSFRYENVTVVPTTMDWRTKGSVTPIKDQGQCGSCWAFSAIAPTEGITKLSTGKLISLSEQELVDCDRKSEDQGCEGGYMEDAFKFIVKNKGITTETTYPYKAADGKRNTKKESSRVADIKGYEKVPKNNEKSLINAVANQPISVSIDASHKNI, from the exons ATGAGCAATGGATGGTTCAATATGGACGTGTATACAAAAACAATGCTGAAAAAGATAGTCGTTTCAAGATATTCAAGGAGAATGCAGAGTGAATTGAAGCTTTTAATGATGTGGCAAACCAGCCTTACAAGTTGGGAATCAATGCATTTTGCAGATTTAACTAAAGAGGAATTTAAAGCAGCtcgaaatggtttgaagattcCAATTTGTAAACCAAAAATTACCTCATTCAGATATGAAAATGTGACAGTAGTTCCAACAACTATGGATTGGAGAACaaagggttcagtcacaccaattAAGGATCAAGGACAATGTG GGAGCTGTTGGGCATTTTCTGCAATAGCACCAACAGAGGGGATTACCAAACTCTCAACAGGAAAGTTGATCTCCCTATCAGAACAAGAATTGGTGGATTGTGACAGAAAGAGTGAAGATCAAGGATGTGAAGGCGGTTACATGGAAGATGCATTCAaattcatagtgaaaaacaaagGCATAACAACTGAAACAACTTACCCTTACAAAGCTGCTGACGGAAAACGCAACACAAAAAAGGAATCTTCCCGTGTAGCAGATATCAAAGGCTACGAGAAAGTACCCAAAAACAATGAGAAATCACTCATTAATGCTGTGGCAAATCAGCCAATTTCAGTGTCTATTGATGCCAGTCATAAGAACATTTag
- the LOC107800954 gene encoding senescence-specific cysteine protease SAG39-like isoform X2, which produces MDWRTKGSVTPIKDQGQCGSCWAFSAIAPTEGITKLSTGKLISLSEQELVDCDRKSEDQGCEGGYMEDAFKFIVKNKGITTETTYPYKAADGKRNTKKESSRVADIKGYEKVPKNNEKSLINAVANQPISVSIDASHKNI; this is translated from the exons ATGGATTGGAGAACaaagggttcagtcacaccaattAAGGATCAAGGACAATGTG GGAGCTGTTGGGCATTTTCTGCAATAGCACCAACAGAGGGGATTACCAAACTCTCAACAGGAAAGTTGATCTCCCTATCAGAACAAGAATTGGTGGATTGTGACAGAAAGAGTGAAGATCAAGGATGTGAAGGCGGTTACATGGAAGATGCATTCAaattcatagtgaaaaacaaagGCATAACAACTGAAACAACTTACCCTTACAAAGCTGCTGACGGAAAACGCAACACAAAAAAGGAATCTTCCCGTGTAGCAGATATCAAAGGCTACGAGAAAGTACCCAAAAACAATGAGAAATCACTCATTAATGCTGTGGCAAATCAGCCAATTTCAGTGTCTATTGATGCCAGTCATAAGAACATTTag